Proteins from a single region of Paenibacillus sp. BIHB 4019:
- a CDS encoding 5'-3' exonuclease H3TH domain-containing protein, translating to MNENKVLIVDGMALLFRAYFAQSYSARRLEDGTPTNAIFGFFQYFFDAVNQFQPTHVVCCWDMGSKTFRSDLYSNYKANRPSAPEDLIPQFSLVKDVVAALQIPNIGLEGYEADDCIGTVSKRFSNLGHVYVLTGDQDMLQLVDERIHVIIMKKGRSNYAVYDLDFLKVDKGIHPFQVIEMKGLTGDTSDNYPGVKGIGEKTALKLLSEYESIDGILSNLNLLPKSIKAKIESDLEMLHLSRTLARINIEVPIECSFDECLWEVNLESATMLFEKYRLTSLLKMIG from the coding sequence ATGAACGAAAATAAAGTTCTAATTGTTGACGGAATGGCTCTTCTTTTCAGAGCTTATTTTGCTCAATCGTATAGCGCTAGACGCTTGGAAGATGGAACTCCCACAAATGCCATCTTTGGTTTTTTTCAGTATTTCTTTGATGCGGTAAATCAATTTCAGCCGACGCATGTCGTATGCTGTTGGGATATGGGAAGTAAAACTTTTCGATCTGACTTATATTCAAATTATAAAGCAAACAGGCCAAGCGCACCTGAAGATTTAATTCCACAGTTCTCTTTGGTAAAGGATGTTGTTGCTGCTCTTCAAATTCCAAACATTGGACTGGAGGGCTACGAAGCAGATGATTGCATCGGAACGGTATCGAAACGTTTTAGTAATCTTGGGCATGTCTATGTTCTAACAGGTGATCAAGACATGCTCCAGTTGGTGGATGAGCGCATTCATGTAATAATCATGAAGAAGGGCAGATCCAATTATGCTGTTTATGATTTAGATTTCCTGAAGGTTGATAAAGGCATTCATCCTTTCCAGGTCATCGAAATGAAGGGCCTTACAGGGGATACAAGTGATAATTATCCTGGGGTGAAGGGCATAGGGGAAAAAACCGCACTTAAATTATTGAGCGAATACGAGTCAATCGACGGCATACTAAGCAATTTAAACCTTTTGCCGAAAAGCATTAAAGCGAAAATTGAATCTGATTTAGAGATGCTGCATCTTTCAAGAACTCTTGCCAGAATTAACATTGAGGTTCCGATTGAATGCTCCTTCGATGAGTGTTTATGGGAGGTCAATTTGGAATCAGCAACAATGTTATTTGAAAAATATAGGCTAACCTCTTTATTAAAAATGATTGGTTAA
- a CDS encoding MFS transporter — MVQRVKRFLSASDFFGNKFIRVILISSLFLQIGVWMRNFAILLFVMEMTNNDTVAVSMLYVAEFAPILIFSVIGGTFADRWKPKKTMIYCDLLSALSLLAILAALLLGSWKAIFFTTLLSAVLSQFSQPSGMKLFKQHVPEEHIQTGMAMYQTLTSVFVVIGPVFGTFVYSAYGINVSLALVAVAFVLSAVTLTLLPPDKLGKIGDKRESFWFELRGGFTYVLQNPALRLLGIAFGLGGLAVGIIQPLGIFIVVDQLQLDKEYYQWFASTNVVATVAGGLLVVGISKLVPSQKILAIGNLFSAFSVIGIGFSTYLSLSLAMQFIRGFVLPFIQVGINSIVMKTTDEAYVGRVNGAFGPIFMGSMVLMTMVSGWLSTFLPLAFMYLCSGILFVVSTAVISLMFRLKLQINPIAESTSNNQQTSQSM; from the coding sequence ATGGTACAAAGAGTAAAACGGTTTTTATCTGCGTCCGATTTTTTCGGGAACAAGTTTATACGCGTCATTCTGATATCCAGTCTGTTTCTGCAAATAGGCGTCTGGATGCGGAACTTTGCCATTCTACTGTTCGTTATGGAAATGACGAACAACGATACCGTTGCCGTGTCGATGCTCTATGTCGCCGAATTTGCTCCGATTCTCATCTTCTCTGTCATCGGCGGAACCTTTGCGGATCGTTGGAAACCCAAAAAAACGATGATTTACTGCGATTTGCTCAGTGCCCTATCGCTGCTGGCCATCTTGGCGGCCTTATTGTTAGGCTCATGGAAAGCGATATTCTTCACGACACTGCTATCCGCGGTTTTATCGCAATTCTCGCAGCCCTCCGGGATGAAGTTATTTAAGCAGCATGTACCGGAGGAGCATATTCAGACGGGCATGGCGATGTACCAAACGTTAACCAGCGTCTTTGTTGTCATAGGTCCGGTATTTGGCACTTTCGTTTATAGCGCATACGGCATCAACGTTTCGCTCGCATTAGTAGCCGTCGCATTTGTTTTGTCAGCCGTCACTTTAACCTTGCTGCCACCAGACAAGCTGGGCAAAATCGGGGACAAGAGGGAGTCCTTCTGGTTTGAATTGCGCGGCGGATTTACATATGTTCTTCAAAATCCGGCACTTCGTTTGCTCGGCATCGCCTTCGGCCTAGGGGGACTTGCGGTCGGTATCATTCAGCCGCTCGGCATTTTCATCGTCGTTGATCAGCTGCAATTGGATAAAGAATATTATCAGTGGTTTGCCAGTACCAATGTTGTAGCAACCGTTGCTGGAGGTTTATTAGTTGTAGGAATCTCGAAGCTTGTACCCTCTCAGAAAATTTTAGCCATCGGCAATCTCTTTAGCGCCTTTTCCGTCATCGGTATCGGATTTTCAACTTATCTCTCCTTATCTCTGGCGATGCAGTTCATTCGCGGTTTTGTCCTCCCCTTCATACAAGTAGGAATTAACTCCATTGTCATGAAAACGACGGATGAAGCTTATGTCGGAAGAGTTAACGGGGCTTTTGGCCCGATCTTCATGGGCTCCATGGTGCTCATGACCATGGTTTCCGGATGGCTTAGCACGTTCCTGCCATTAGCCTTCATGTACCTGTGCTCGGGCATTTTGTTTGTTGTCTCCACAGCTGTCATCTCTCTAATGTTTCGTTTGAAGCTTCAGATCAACCCGATTGCCGAAAGCACTAGCAATAATCAACAAACTTCGCAATCCATGTAA
- a CDS encoding acyl carrier protein, with product MEDLSRLEWIILQMLVTSNSRTTDMLEIITMGRLQPIVASQSHVSGGKILRESFLITEREQRYVSQNIVLIDPAYVPPVLLERIISEREGIGHVLRASHTRDIRTMIQNGWRLTAEAVDLFDKPYRLQFQEHRRVPFKEYKMTFPPFQDSGVHLIEYFNPDIIRMNTKSTQPFMDEEGDHDRMNRQQMFDEVINMIIRQMNIQMNPDEVDETMPLGDEGLALDSIQIIELAARIEAQLGLTIADSELIEISGYTVGQLIGTLHERANAV from the coding sequence TTGGAAGACCTGAGTCGATTGGAGTGGATTATTTTGCAAATGCTCGTGACCTCAAACAGCCGTACAACGGATATGCTTGAGATTATAACGATGGGTCGGCTGCAGCCCATTGTCGCGAGCCAATCTCATGTGTCCGGAGGGAAGATATTGCGCGAGTCGTTCCTGATTACAGAGAGGGAGCAACGTTATGTGTCGCAGAATATCGTTTTAATTGATCCGGCCTACGTTCCCCCTGTGCTGCTGGAGCGAATTATCAGTGAGAGGGAAGGAATCGGCCATGTGCTGAGAGCGAGCCATACTCGGGATATTAGAACCATGATTCAGAACGGCTGGAGGCTCACAGCCGAGGCGGTGGATTTATTCGATAAACCATATCGCCTTCAATTTCAAGAGCATCGCCGGGTTCCATTTAAGGAATATAAGATGACTTTTCCTCCTTTTCAGGATAGCGGGGTACATCTTATCGAATATTTTAATCCGGATATAATCCGAATGAACACCAAATCGACCCAGCCATTTATGGATGAGGAAGGGGACCACGATAGAATGAACAGACAACAAATGTTTGATGAAGTAATAAATATGATTATTAGACAGATGAATATACAGATGAATCCAGACGAGGTTGATGAGACGATGCCGCTTGGGGATGAGGGGCTCGCGCTTGATTCTATTCAAATTATCGAGCTTGCTGCAAGAATAGAGGCGCAGCTTGGCTTGACTATAGCCGATAGCGAGCTCATTGAAATTAGCGGGTACACAGTCGGGCAACTGATCGGCACTTTGCATGAGCGAGCCAATGCGGTATGA
- a CDS encoding beta-ketoacyl-[acyl-carrier-protein] synthase family protein produces MFNRVVITGIGLMIPSGFGEEAVKRSVLTGEHHFRPVTRFDSTPFRTAFAAESDFKGTLLGLGIRLAEEAVASSGLHDLSDSSIVLGLQGDYNALQQYWRMKSSGQHSAIPLSEFLPSYHLKVLADLYRLKGNGKTISLNNACIASSNAIGVAYELIRRGESDTALCGGYSLVTEEMFAKFNSGRTFAADGQVRAFSANRSGMLLGDGGAMLMLESLEHAEKRGASILAEMLGWGLSCDAFHVCQPHPEGSGMALAIERALAAASIQKEEIDYIHAHGTGTPLNDRAETAAIKRAFGTRAYDIPISSTKTMTGHILEGTGAVETALSIMAMKHNTIPPTMGYEEKDPHCDLDYVPNYPRKKQLNKVINLNASFGGNNTAIVLQKSVERG; encoded by the coding sequence ATGTTCAATCGGGTAGTGATAACAGGGATCGGATTAATGATTCCAAGCGGCTTCGGAGAAGAGGCCGTTAAGAGAAGCGTGCTTACGGGAGAACATCATTTCAGGCCGGTTACACGCTTCGACAGCACGCCTTTCCGGACTGCTTTTGCAGCGGAATCCGATTTCAAGGGCACCTTGCTCGGACTGGGGATACGCTTGGCCGAGGAGGCCGTTGCTTCCTCCGGCCTGCACGATTTATCGGATTCGTCCATCGTACTCGGCCTGCAAGGCGATTACAATGCGCTTCAACAGTACTGGAGGATGAAGTCCTCGGGGCAACATTCAGCTATACCGCTATCGGAATTTTTGCCATCCTACCACTTGAAAGTATTGGCTGACCTTTATCGGCTTAAGGGCAACGGCAAAACAATAAGTTTAAACAATGCCTGTATTGCTTCCAGCAACGCGATTGGCGTCGCTTACGAGCTTATCCGGAGGGGGGAATCGGATACTGCGCTTTGCGGCGGATATTCCCTTGTGACCGAGGAGATGTTTGCGAAATTCAATTCGGGACGCACCTTTGCTGCTGACGGCCAAGTAAGGGCATTTTCGGCCAATCGATCAGGAATGCTGCTCGGAGACGGAGGCGCTATGCTCATGCTCGAAAGCCTGGAGCATGCCGAGAAGCGCGGCGCTTCGATTCTGGCCGAAATGCTTGGCTGGGGACTGTCCTGCGACGCCTTCCATGTGTGCCAGCCTCATCCGGAAGGAAGCGGTATGGCGCTCGCCATTGAACGGGCATTGGCCGCTGCTTCTATTCAGAAGGAAGAAATAGATTATATTCATGCCCATGGGACTGGCACTCCTCTTAATGACCGTGCAGAAACGGCGGCGATTAAGCGGGCGTTTGGCACGAGGGCTTATGATATTCCGATCTCATCGACGAAGACGATGACGGGACATATTCTCGAAGGTACGGGAGCAGTTGAGACGGCTCTCTCCATCATGGCTATGAAGCACAACACGATTCCACCCACGATGGGTTATGAAGAGAAGGATCCCCATTGCGACTTGGACTATGTACCGAATTACCCAAGGAAGAAGCAGCTGAACAAGGTCATCAATTTAAATGCCTCCTTCGGAGGCAACAATACGGCTATTGTTCTGCAAAAATCGGTTGAGAGGGGGTAA